The genomic region GAGTTCAGCGCCGACATCACCGTCATCGATACCGCCACGAACGAGGTGATCGACACCATCACCATCTCCGGGCGCCCCGGCGAGGTGCGGCCGCGCGGCATGGCCGTGAGTCCGGACGGGAAGATCGTCTACGTCTCCATCAGCGACTTCAACCCGCAGCTCGAGACGCCCGAGGACAAGATCCTCGCCATCGACGTGCGCACCAACGAGGTCGTCGGTCAGTTCCGCGCCGGCGGCAACCCGGAGCGCGTGGCCGTCACGCCCGACGGCAAGCAGATCTGGGCGGCACTCGAGGCCATCGCCCAGGCCGCGGGCTACGACGTCGCGACCGGCGAGCAGCTCGCCACGTTCAGGGTGGGCGTCGAGGCCGAGGGCGTGGCCGTCAGCCCGGACGGCAACTGGGTCTACGTCACCGCAGAGGCCACGCACACCGTCACGGTCATCGACGCGAAGGCGCTCGAGGTCGTCACCCACATCCTCGTCGGCAACCGCCCTCGCGTGGTGGAGTTCTCCAACGACGGCACGCGCGCCTACGTCTCCGCCGAGATCGGCGGGACCATCTCGGTCATCGATACGTCCACTCGCAAGGTGATCGACACCATCAACCTGGGGCTCGACTCACGGCCGGTCGAGATCGCCGTCGACCCCACCAGCGACCTCATCTACGTGGCGGGCGGCGGCACCAGCGCCGTGTACGTCATCGACACGACCACGAACGAGGTCGTCAACACCATCAAGGAGCAGATGGGGCGGCGGCCGTGGGGCATCGCCATCACGCCGGACGGCAAGCGCGTCTACACGGCCAACGGCCTCTCCGACAGCGTGTCGGTGATAGACACGGCCTGCGGCTGCGTGGTCGCCAACATCGGAGCCGGGCGCGGCGCCCACTCCGCCGAGATCGGGGTGATCCCGGGTGGCAACTAAGCTCGCGCGCGCACTCCTGGCCGTCCTGGTCGGCGCCATGGCGGCGACCGCCGCGGCCCAGTACGGGTACCAACCGTTCTTCGACCAGCCGCTCATCCAGAACCGCGCCTACGGGCTCGAGCTCGTGCTGCGGCGCCTCGCCGTCATCGACCAGTTCGAGGCCCCGCTCGACGACGACCTCATGGAGCAGGTCGAGGCGCTGCTAGACTCCGACGTCCACCGCTTCGTGGGCACGCTACGCGCCGCCGACCCGGCGCTGGGCGACGACCTCTTGGCGGCCCTCGAGGAGGTCGAGGAGCGCGCCGAGGCCGGTGAGGACGCCTCGGCCGCCGTGGCTGAGGCGCGCACCCTCGCGCTCCGCGCCTACGACAGGGTGGTGCCCACCGAGGTCAGGCGCTCCCCCGCCTTCCTTGGCGGGGTAATCGCCGACCTGTCGCTCGGCGAGGGCGGCGTGGCCGAGGGTTACGAGGAGGCTGCCGGCGGCGAGCCGTTCGAGTTCACGAGCGGCTGGGCGTCGTTGCAGCGCGTCGAGGAGCTGTGGACGCAGCTGAGCGCCTACGCGACGGCGGAGCAGCGCGCCGACGTCGAGGAGATGCTCGGCCTGCTCGACGGGGTCTACCCGCGGCCGGAGCCGCCGGCGGCCATCGTTGGCGACCCCGAGGAGGCCGAGGCCTCGGTTCAGCGGCTGATCAGCCTGCTGGAGACGGTGGCCGACGCCGAGCTGTTCGCCGGGCGCGACATGCCGGCGTTGGCGGAGAGCCTCGTCGTCACGCTCACCCCGGCATGTCGGGCCTACCAGGCGGGCGACGACGCGGTGGCGCTCGAGGGCGTGTTCGCGGTCGGCGAGCTGTACGTTCGCTACCTCGCCGACTTCATGGGCTTCATGGCGCCCGAAGTGCACGAGGAGGCCGCGGAGGTCATCGGCGCCCTCACGGGCCTCGAGGCCGAGGGTGATGAGGGTGAAGAGGGCGAGGAGGAAGACGACGAGGCGGGCGCCGAGGTCGCTGCGGCGGGCGCCGCGGCGGGCGCCGCTTGCCTGGAGCTCCTCGAGGCGCTCGAGGAGGCGGTCGGCGTCCTGGGCGGCTGAACGGGTCGACCTCGGGGCGGTAACGTCGTGAGCATGCCGGACGCGCCCCGCCCCACCCAGCCGTCGCGGGAGGCGACCGCCATCGATGCCGAGGGTCTCGGGCGGCGCTACGGCGCCGTGGTTGCGGTCGACTCCGTGACGCTGCGGATCGGGGTGGGCGAGTTCTTCGCGTTGCTCGGGCCGAACGGGGCGGGCAAGACGACCACGCTGCACATGCTCACCACGCTCGTCAGGCCCACTGCCGGCCGCGCGAGCGTGATGGGGTTCGACGTCGTGCGGCAGGCGCACGAGGTGCGCCGCGTCCTGGGGATGGTGTTCCAGGATCCCGCGCTCGACGAGCGCCTTACCGCCAGGGAGAACCTCCAGGTGCACGCCGTCCTGTACGGCATCGGTCGCCGCGACCGCCGCGGCGCCATCGAGCGAGCGCTCGCTTGGGCGGCCCTCACAGACGCGGGCGACCGCGCGGTGCGCTCGTTCTCGGGCGGCATGAAGCGGCGCCTCGAGCTCTCGCGGGCGCTCATGCACTCGCCGTCGGTGCTCTTCCTCGACGAGCCCACCATCGGCCTCGACCCGCAGGGCCGCAGGCACCTGTGGGAGCGGATCGCGGCCCTGCGCGAGGGGGGCATGACCGTGCTGATGACGACGCACAACCTGCCCGAGGCGGAGGCGTGCGACCGCGTGGGGATCATCGACGCCGGCAGGCTCATCGCCATCGGGGCGCCCGACGAGCTCGCCCGGGCTCACGGGGGCGACGGCGCCGACCTGGAGGACGTGTTCATCGCCCTTACGGGCAAGCAGCTGCGCGACGAGGCGGCGACGGCGCGTGACCGCATGGTCAGCTTCGCCAGGCGTGGCGGGGAGCACACTCGGTGAGCGCGCCGGTCGGCGACGGCGCCGCCGCGGTGGGCGCGCGCGCGGTCGGCGTCAGGTCGTGGGCCGGCGTGGCGCCCGACGTGGTCTACGTCATGTGGCTCCGCGAGCTGAAGCGCTACCGCCGCGACCGCTCGCAGATCTTCGGCGGCTTCTCCCGCACCGTCCTCTGGCTCCTCATCCTGGGCTTCGGGTTGGGCGCGGCGCTGCGCGAGATCGAGGGGTACTCGTACGCGCAGTACATCCTGCCGGGCGTGATCGTCCTCAACGTGCTGTTCGCCTCGTTGCAGTGCGCCATCGCGCTCGTGTGGGACCGCGAGGTCGGGCTGTTGCGTGAGGTCGTGGTGTCGCCGGCCCCCATGTTCAGCGTCACGCTCGGCAAGCTGCTCGGGGGCGCCACCGTGTCGCTGGCGCAGGGGAGCATCCCGCTCCTGTTCGCCCCGCTCATCGGCGTGCGCCTATCGGTCGGCGGCGTCCTGGGTGCCTGGGCCGTCATCTTCGCGCTCGGCGTCTTCATGACGGCGCTCGGCGTCATCATCGCGTCGCGGCTCAAGACGTTCGAGGGCTTCGGCAGCATCTCGAACGGCGTCATCCAGCCCCTCTACTTCCTGTCGGGCTCGATCTTCCCTCTCAAGGGCGTCATCGGCGGGGTGGGCTTCCTCGACATCCCCGACCACCTGCGCGAGGAGCTGAGGCGCATCGGGGTGTTCGCGATCGGCGGCGGTTGGGTGGTGCAGCTGCCGGGCTGGATCCAGGCGCTGGTGTACGTGAACCCGGTCAGCTACCAGCTCGACCTGCTGCGGTACATGCTCCTACGCTTCAACCAGCTCCCCCTAGGCCTCGACGTGGTCGTCACCTTCGGGTTGCCGCTCGTGGCCGCCGTGCTGGCCGCGGGCCTGATGGGGCGCATGCTCAAGCAGCGCTGACGCCCCCATGCGCCTCGCCGCGGCCGGCGCGCCTCAGGGCGCCAGCGCGCGCACGGCGCGACGCGAGACCTCCCAGACGCCCACGTCGTTGGCGTCGCGCGGGCGCGGCAGGAGGGCGCCCACGTCGAGGTTCTCGACCACGCGGCCGGGTCCCGGGCTCATCACGACGATCCGGTCGGCGAGGAACGCCGCCTCCATGGGGTTGTGCGTCACGAAGAGAACGGTGCAGCCGAGCTCCGACCAGAGCGCGAGCAGTTCCTCGCGCATGCGCGAGGCCGTGAGCTCGTCGAGCGCGGAGAACGGCTCGTCCAGGTAGAGCACGTCGGGCGAGATGATCAACGCCCGCGCCACCGCGACGCGTTGGCGCTGCCCGATGGAGAGCTGACGCGGGTAGTCGCGGCCGCGCCCGGCAAGGCCGACCCGCTCGAGCCAGAACTCGACCAGGTCGTCCGCGCCCCGCCTCGCGTCGAGGACGAAGCGCAGGTTCGCGCTGACGCTCAACCAGGGTAGGAGCCGCGGCTCCTGGAACATGTAGCCGGCCACCGGCGCCGCCGAGCCGCGACCCACGACCCTCACCGTCCCGCCGTCGGGGGCGTCGAGGCCGGCGAAGATGTTGAGGAGCGTCGTCTTCCCGCAGCCCGACGGCCCCAGCAGGCAGACGAACTCGCCGTCGGCCACGGTCAGGTCGACGCCGGCCAGCGCGAGGCGCTCGCCGCCGCCAGGCAGCTGGTACGCCTTGGTCACTCCCGCCGCCTCGAGCGTGGCCATCAGCCGACCGCCCCTACCTTCACGGGCTCGCGCCACCTGAAGGCGAGGCGTTGCAGCGTGCCCATGACCCCCAGATCGATGGTGGCGAGCAGGATCATCATGGTGAGGCCGTAGGCGAGGATGCCCGCCATGTTGAAGAACTGGAAGTAGAAGGCGATCTGGTAGCCGACACCGGAGGTGCGACCGAGCAGCTCGCCCAGCACGACCATCTTCCACGACAGCGCGAGCGTGCCACGCGCCGTGCCGACGATGTAGGGCGTCAGCTGCGGGAACACCACGTTGCGCCAGATGGCGGTCGGGGAGCGCCTGAAGGCGGTCGCCATCTGCACCAGGCCCCCGTCCATGGCGCGCGCGCCCTCCCTGATGGCGACGACGATGGTGGGGAAGACGGAGACGACCAACGCGACCACCAGAGCCCGGTCCGACAGGCCGAGCGTCAGGTAGGCCACCACGAACAGGAGGATGCGGGGGACCGTCAAGGTGACGACCAGCCAGCCCTGCAGCAGGTCGTCGCCGCGCCGCGACAGCCCCATGACGGCGCCCATCGCCACCCCGAGCGCCATGGCGAGGAGGAACGCGATGAGCACCCGCTGGGTGGTCACCCACAGGTGCGCGAGCAGCGCGCCGCGCTCGAGCTCGTGCGCCATGAACTGCAGCGTGGCGATGGGACCGGGCAGGATGGCCGGCCCGAGGAGACGCGCCCCCACGAGCCAGAGCGCGAGGAGGGAGGCGTAGGAGAGGAGCCTGAGTCCGGCACCGACGCTCGCGGCCCGGCGCCGCCGCCGTCGCCAGGCGCCGGCGCGGGCGGCGCCCGCCGCTTCGGCCGCCGCCGCGCGCCCGCTGCCGGCTGGTGGTGGTGACGCCTCTCCGGTCGGCACTCGCGGTCGTCTCGCCCGTCAGCGCGGGACGAAGCGGGTGGTGTAGGCGGCCGGGTCGACCCCCGCCACCCCCACGACGTCCGCACCGGCCAGCGCCACGAGGCGGTCGACCATGCTGACGAGCCCGTCGATGGACTCCTGCGTCCAGTTGCTGGTGGTCCCCTTCTTCCAGCGGGCGATGACGGTGGGGAACTGCGCCGGGTCGGGCAGAGAGTAGAGCCCGAGGTCGAGGATGGACTGCCAGAACGGGTCGTCGGCGGGCGCAGCCACCATGGCGGCGAACGTGTCTTGGAGCGTGGCGATGAAGCGGGTCTTCAGCTCGTCCGGCATGTCGTCGCGGGCCACGACCATCAGGTTGGGGAGGTCGCTCGGCAGGCCGAGCTCTCCCAGCATGTCGGCCACGCTCATGACCTCGCGCGCCACCCCGGCCGCCTCCATGCGGGCCACCCAGTGCCAGAGCGGCAGCGCCGCGTCGACCTGGCCGTCGGCCGTCAACTGCATCATCAGGGGCGGGGCTGCGGCCACGACCTCGCTGTCCTCCTGCACGTCGAAGCCGTACTCGGAGATCGTCAGGGCCCGCAGGATGAGGAGGCTCTTGTCGCGGAGGCTGCCGGCGGCGATCGTCTTGCCCTTCAGGTCGGCGAGGCCCTCGATGCCTGAGTCGACGCCCACCACCAGCGCGCCGACGGCCGTGGCGTACGGGTAGATGCCGCTGGCGGCGATGCCGGCCTCGCGGAGCAGCGCGGGCGCGAGGAAGTCGTCCACCTTCACGTCGGCGGCGCCCGAGCGCAGGGCGATCTCGCTGGCCTGCTTGGAGGCGTACGGCGTGGCGACCACCTGGATACCGTTCTTGGTGGCCGTGTCGAAGTAGTCCATGGCGTGGACGACCCAGGAGAACGTCCCCGTGGCCTCCATCGCCGCGTTCACCACCGGTAACTGGCCTTGGGCCGCGCCGTGGGCGGCAAGGGGGGAGAGGAGGAGGACGAGGCAGAGGCGTAGCGTGCGCATGTCGATCCCTTCCGGGGGTGCGACCACCGGGGCGCGTGAGCGTGCCGATCGCCCGGCGGGACCGGTGACCCCCTCGGCCCCGGGCGGGTCCTTAGACCGCGCTCATGATATATGCGTTGGGCGTTCGGTCCGGTGCACGTGGCGCATGGCGGCGCGCGGACCGCCGGGCGGACATCCGGGAGCGGGCCTCCGGGGTGGGGCGGCGCGCCTGGGTACACTCTGGCGAGCGCCCGCGGGGGTCGGCCACCCGAGGGGCCCTCGCGCCGGAGGACGAACCGATGCGTGCCTTGAGGGTAGTGATAGCCGTCGCCGTGCTGGCCGTGGCAGCCTACGCGCTGCTGGCGCTCGTCAACCG from Trueperaceae bacterium harbors:
- a CDS encoding beta-propeller fold lactonase family protein yields the protein MTVQHPRKAAPLGAARRPVAARRLVAAHRLAAALVLALLGAASAQGDSYRLYVSNEFSADITVIDTATNEVIDTITISGRPGEVRPRGMAVSPDGKIVYVSISDFNPQLETPEDKILAIDVRTNEVVGQFRAGGNPERVAVTPDGKQIWAALEAIAQAAGYDVATGEQLATFRVGVEAEGVAVSPDGNWVYVTAEATHTVTVIDAKALEVVTHILVGNRPRVVEFSNDGTRAYVSAEIGGTISVIDTSTRKVIDTINLGLDSRPVEIAVDPTSDLIYVAGGGTSAVYVIDTTTNEVVNTIKEQMGRRPWGIAITPDGKRVYTANGLSDSVSVIDTACGCVVANIGAGRGAHSAEIGVIPGGN
- a CDS encoding ATP-binding cassette domain-containing protein encodes the protein MPDAPRPTQPSREATAIDAEGLGRRYGAVVAVDSVTLRIGVGEFFALLGPNGAGKTTTLHMLTTLVRPTAGRASVMGFDVVRQAHEVRRVLGMVFQDPALDERLTARENLQVHAVLYGIGRRDRRGAIERALAWAALTDAGDRAVRSFSGGMKRRLELSRALMHSPSVLFLDEPTIGLDPQGRRHLWERIAALREGGMTVLMTTHNLPEAEACDRVGIIDAGRLIAIGAPDELARAHGGDGADLEDVFIALTGKQLRDEAATARDRMVSFARRGGEHTR
- a CDS encoding ABC transporter permease, translated to MWLRELKRYRRDRSQIFGGFSRTVLWLLILGFGLGAALREIEGYSYAQYILPGVIVLNVLFASLQCAIALVWDREVGLLREVVVSPAPMFSVTLGKLLGGATVSLAQGSIPLLFAPLIGVRLSVGGVLGAWAVIFALGVFMTALGVIIASRLKTFEGFGSISNGVIQPLYFLSGSIFPLKGVIGGVGFLDIPDHLREELRRIGVFAIGGGWVVQLPGWIQALVYVNPVSYQLDLLRYMLLRFNQLPLGLDVVVTFGLPLVAAVLAAGLMGRMLKQR
- a CDS encoding ABC transporter ATP-binding protein, whose product is MATLEAAGVTKAYQLPGGGERLALAGVDLTVADGEFVCLLGPSGCGKTTLLNIFAGLDAPDGGTVRVVGRGSAAPVAGYMFQEPRLLPWLSVSANLRFVLDARRGADDLVEFWLERVGLAGRGRDYPRQLSIGQRQRVAVARALIISPDVLYLDEPFSALDELTASRMREELLALWSELGCTVLFVTHNPMEAAFLADRIVVMSPGPGRVVENLDVGALLPRPRDANDVGVWEVSRRAVRALAP
- a CDS encoding ABC transporter permease subunit gives rise to the protein MPTGEASPPPAGSGRAAAAEAAGAARAGAWRRRRRRAASVGAGLRLLSYASLLALWLVGARLLGPAILPGPIATLQFMAHELERGALLAHLWVTTQRVLIAFLLAMALGVAMGAVMGLSRRGDDLLQGWLVVTLTVPRILLFVVAYLTLGLSDRALVVALVVSVFPTIVVAIREGARAMDGGLVQMATAFRRSPTAIWRNVVFPQLTPYIVGTARGTLALSWKMVVLGELLGRTSGVGYQIAFYFQFFNMAGILAYGLTMMILLATIDLGVMGTLQRLAFRWREPVKVGAVG
- a CDS encoding PhnD/SsuA/transferrin family substrate-binding protein, giving the protein MRTLRLCLVLLLSPLAAHGAAQGQLPVVNAAMEATGTFSWVVHAMDYFDTATKNGIQVVATPYASKQASEIALRSGAADVKVDDFLAPALLREAGIAASGIYPYATAVGALVVGVDSGIEGLADLKGKTIAAGSLRDKSLLILRALTISEYGFDVQEDSEVVAAAPPLMMQLTADGQVDAALPLWHWVARMEAAGVAREVMSVADMLGELGLPSDLPNLMVVARDDMPDELKTRFIATLQDTFAAMVAAPADDPFWQSILDLGLYSLPDPAQFPTVIARWKKGTTSNWTQESIDGLVSMVDRLVALAGADVVGVAGVDPAAYTTRFVPR